The Pseudarthrobacter sulfonivorans genome includes a window with the following:
- a CDS encoding HAD family hydrolase, producing the protein MSTTGTTADGVLSTRFGSIRGVLFDIDDTLVDLEYAMTTALREVSEHLLPGLDQTGWERFGRIFTHETTHYYDRYLAGELTFNDQRLLRGRAALGHFGVDLADGEEAHGWLSAYGRLQPTYVRAFEDVLPLLDLLDAAGIPYGAVSNNVHDYQRAKLDGAGLERVRRLVGTDTVGVAKPEPAIYLEGVRLLGTAPEETLYVGDNRMLDADGSTAAGLVGVWLNRVGEPAPDFTGHKITSLSQLLG; encoded by the coding sequence ATGTCTACCACCGGCACCACGGCTGACGGAGTCCTGAGCACACGCTTCGGGTCCATCCGGGGCGTCCTCTTCGACATCGACGACACTCTGGTGGACCTCGAATACGCCATGACCACCGCCCTGCGTGAGGTCAGCGAGCACCTCCTGCCCGGTCTGGACCAGACCGGGTGGGAGCGTTTCGGCAGGATCTTCACGCACGAGACCACGCACTACTACGACCGGTACCTGGCGGGGGAGCTGACCTTCAACGACCAGCGCCTCCTGCGGGGACGCGCCGCCCTGGGGCACTTCGGTGTGGATCTTGCCGACGGCGAAGAAGCGCACGGGTGGCTCTCGGCCTACGGCCGGCTGCAGCCCACGTATGTGCGTGCCTTTGAGGACGTGCTGCCGCTCCTGGACCTGCTGGACGCTGCCGGCATCCCCTACGGTGCCGTCAGTAACAACGTGCACGACTACCAGCGGGCCAAGCTCGACGGCGCCGGCCTGGAACGCGTCCGCCGCCTCGTGGGCACGGACACGGTAGGCGTTGCCAAGCCCGAGCCGGCCATCTACCTCGAAGGAGTCCGCCTGCTGGGGACTGCCCCGGAGGAGACGCTCTACGTTGGGGACAACAGAATGCTGGACGCAGACGGTTCGACGGCGGCGGGCCTGGTAGGCGTCTGGCTCAACAGGGTGGGGGAGCCTGCGCCGGATTTCACCGGTCACAAGATCACCTCGCTGTCACAGCTGCTGGGCTGA